In the Candidatus Cloacimonas acidaminovorans str. Evry genome, one interval contains:
- the ychF gene encoding redox-regulated ATPase YchF, translating into MKAGIIGLPKTGKTTIFNALTRGEQSTDKYAPPSLEANIGVVQVADERIDKLSELYKPKKTIYATIEFHDYPGIFYKESEVSENALLADIKNAEAFILVLRGFRDEELEGLFPLGTPIEQFQHFQEEMLLYDLIMAEKRLEKIELGYKRGVKTPAVQIEEKALLKIRDFLQNNNPLINLELNPEEEKAIRGFQFFSAKPMLILINCNEDNINAWDETLKTFTEKGYYAYTIAGKFEEELSKLENEEAQMFMEDMGISESIRDRLTHWTYQLMGYISFFTVGPDEVRAWTIEKGANAVTAAGKIHSDLARGFIRAECFQYDDLITYGSEKALKEKGLFRLEGKDYIVKDGDILSIRFNV; encoded by the coding sequence ATGAAAGCAGGAATTATCGGTCTGCCTAAAACAGGCAAAACAACTATTTTCAATGCATTAACCAGAGGTGAACAGAGCACGGATAAATATGCTCCACCCTCTTTGGAAGCCAATATTGGTGTTGTGCAAGTTGCAGATGAGCGTATTGATAAGCTTTCGGAGCTTTACAAACCTAAAAAGACAATATATGCCACAATTGAATTTCACGATTATCCCGGTATTTTTTATAAAGAGAGCGAGGTATCTGAAAATGCTTTGCTTGCAGATATTAAAAATGCAGAGGCATTTATCTTAGTTCTGCGTGGCTTTAGGGATGAAGAACTGGAGGGTCTTTTTCCTTTAGGCACCCCGATAGAACAATTTCAACACTTTCAGGAAGAAATGTTGCTATATGATTTGATTATGGCAGAAAAGCGTCTGGAAAAAATTGAACTGGGTTATAAAAGAGGAGTTAAAACCCCAGCTGTGCAAATTGAAGAAAAGGCATTACTCAAGATCAGGGACTTTCTTCAGAATAATAACCCCTTAATAAATTTGGAACTTAATCCGGAAGAAGAGAAGGCAATACGTGGTTTTCAATTCTTTTCTGCCAAGCCAATGTTGATTTTGATTAACTGCAACGAGGATAATATTAATGCTTGGGATGAGACCTTAAAAACATTTACCGAAAAGGGTTATTATGCCTATACCATTGCCGGAAAGTTTGAAGAAGAGCTTAGTAAACTGGAAAATGAAGAAGCACAAATGTTTATGGAAGATATGGGGATTAGTGAATCCATTCGTGATCGCTTAACACATTGGACTTATCAGCTGATGGGTTATATCAGTTTTTTCACTGTTGGTCCTGATGAAGTTCGTGCCTGGACAATAGAAAAAGGTGCTAATGCTGTAACTGCTGCAGGGAAAATTCATAGTGACCTGGCGCGTGGTTTTATTCGTGCAGAGTGTTTTCAGTATGATGATCTTATAACTTATGGCAGTGAAAAGGCGCTTAAAGAAAAAGGACTTTTCCGCTTGGAAGGAAAGGATTATATTGTTAAGGATGGAGATATTCTTTCCATCCGTTTTAATGTATAA
- a CDS encoding mannose-1-phosphate guanylyltransferase, which yields MIALIMAGGVGTRFWPLSRKNLPKQFLRLFGDLSLLQMTVERLLPRFSLADIYIVTASSQVELIKQQLPNLPQQNIIIEPFGMNTAPCITLSVEYLKNIYGQKETMLVLPADHLIRDQEKFLESLNPAKREAEKGCLITFGIVPVYPATGYGYIEAGEEIAPGVRKVLHFKEKPDKQTAEEFLAKGTYFWNSGMFCWSLESISTAFETLLPDVYALTNEIGKIWKNEGLDKDIASIYAQMPRIPIDIGIMEKANFRGVIPVSYDWSDVGSWKSLADLTAGDADNNYFSSSGKAISAKNNYVVSDKFTALIGVNNLCLITTKDAILLCNKEMAEEVKKIVDYLEQQNRQDLL from the coding sequence ATGATTGCTCTTATTATGGCAGGAGGAGTGGGAACCCGTTTTTGGCCCCTCAGCAGAAAAAATCTTCCGAAACAGTTCTTACGCCTTTTTGGCGACCTTTCTCTTTTACAAATGACGGTTGAGCGTCTTTTACCCCGTTTTTCTCTTGCCGATATTTATATTGTAACAGCGAGTAGTCAGGTAGAGTTAATTAAACAACAGCTACCAAATCTTCCCCAGCAAAATATCATTATTGAACCTTTTGGAATGAACACAGCACCTTGCATAACTCTTAGCGTAGAATATCTGAAAAATATTTACGGGCAGAAAGAAACAATGCTCGTTTTGCCTGCAGACCATCTCATTCGGGATCAGGAAAAGTTTCTGGAATCGTTAAATCCTGCGAAAAGAGAAGCAGAAAAAGGGTGTTTGATTACTTTTGGTATTGTTCCGGTTTATCCTGCCACGGGATATGGCTATATTGAAGCGGGAGAAGAAATTGCACCCGGGGTCAGGAAAGTTCTCCATTTTAAGGAAAAGCCCGATAAGCAGACCGCAGAAGAATTTTTGGCAAAAGGAACTTATTTTTGGAACAGCGGTATGTTTTGCTGGTCACTGGAAAGTATTTCTACGGCGTTTGAAACCCTATTGCCCGATGTTTATGCCTTAACTAACGAAATTGGTAAGATATGGAAAAATGAAGGTTTGGATAAAGATATTGCCTCTATTTATGCCCAAATGCCGCGTATTCCTATTGATATTGGCATAATGGAAAAGGCAAATTTCCGGGGAGTTATCCCTGTTTCCTACGATTGGAGCGATGTTGGAAGCTGGAAATCGCTTGCCGATTTAACAGCAGGAGACGCGGATAATAACTATTTCTCTTCATCAGGAAAGGCAATTTCCGCTAAAAATAACTATGTTGTTTCCGATAAATTCACTGCTTTAATTGGCGTAAACAACCTTTGTTTGATTACAACCAAGGATGCTATTTTGCTTTGTAACAAAGAGATGGCGGAAGAAGTGAAGAAAATTGTGGACTACTTGGAACAACAAAATCGGCAAGACCTGCTGTAA
- a CDS encoding ABC transporter permease, with the protein MDISIYRLMLAALLLIFPILIFSNLKLKLSGQLFNSFARMIVQLAIIGLILQFIFNRENPWLAFLWMLIMLANAVLTLKGRLKFQKKILLPVLIFSLLTTTLIVMPWLIIVVLRPEPLFAPRFLIPIYGMILGNSMNNCSLALERFESGLSENWKAYYTRLSLGASQWEAILPAFRKAMQAALMPELLTIASMGLVTLPGMMTGQILGGASPLVAIKYQMMIMIGIFSGVTITDYTAINIYLRKRFDKFYLPKP; encoded by the coding sequence ATGGATATCAGTATTTATAGATTGATGCTGGCAGCTTTACTTTTAATTTTTCCGATTTTGATTTTTAGCAATCTGAAACTGAAATTGAGCGGTCAACTTTTTAATTCTTTTGCCAGAATGATTGTGCAACTGGCAATTATTGGCTTAATTCTACAGTTTATATTCAACAGAGAAAATCCGTGGCTTGCCTTTCTTTGGATGCTTATTATGTTGGCAAATGCTGTTTTAACCTTAAAAGGACGGCTCAAATTTCAGAAAAAAATTCTTTTACCGGTTCTCATATTTTCACTTTTAACTACTACGCTGATTGTTATGCCTTGGCTGATAATTGTTGTTCTGCGTCCAGAACCCTTGTTTGCTCCAAGGTTTCTAATTCCCATCTATGGTATGATTTTAGGAAACAGTATGAATAATTGTTCCCTTGCTCTGGAACGCTTTGAAAGTGGTCTTAGCGAAAACTGGAAAGCATATTACACCCGCCTTTCTTTGGGTGCAAGCCAATGGGAAGCTATCCTTCCTGCTTTCAGAAAAGCAATGCAGGCAGCTCTAATGCCGGAATTACTTACAATTGCCTCTATGGGACTTGTAACTTTGCCAGGAATGATGACCGGTCAAATTTTAGGTGGTGCTTCCCCTCTGGTAGCTATTAAATACCAAATGATGATTATGATTGGTATCTTCAGTGGAGTTACGATTACCGATTATACCGCTATAAACATATATCTGAGAAAAAGGTTTGATAAATTCTATCTGCCCAAACCATAA
- a CDS encoding ABC transporter ATP-binding protein produces the protein MSEILSIDIKRLFYGAQVLLNEIQLKVEKGERILITGITGSGKSSLLSTLNLMNRNYEGEILFEGKNIVEYQPDILRSKICMVLQEPYLEDANVQEVLDLPLHYSSLKHRRLPDRQERIKNLFTAFQLSYEYLQKPTSQLSVGEKQRIALIRVLQLQPDILLLDEITSALDQKTSGIISECIFNNFAGTVIAISHDPLWQNLWQRNWVLEYGTIIDRRI, from the coding sequence ATGTCGGAAATACTCTCAATAGATATAAAACGCCTTTTTTATGGTGCTCAAGTTTTACTAAATGAGATACAATTAAAAGTGGAAAAGGGAGAACGAATTTTAATTACCGGAATTACCGGAAGCGGGAAAAGTTCTCTGCTTTCTACTTTGAACCTGATGAACAGAAATTATGAAGGCGAAATTCTGTTTGAAGGGAAGAATATTGTGGAATATCAGCCCGATATATTACGCAGTAAGATTTGTATGGTGTTACAAGAACCCTATTTGGAAGATGCCAATGTGCAAGAGGTTTTAGACCTTCCCCTTCATTACAGTTCTTTAAAGCACAGGCGTTTACCTGATAGGCAGGAAAGAATTAAAAATTTATTCACTGCATTTCAATTGTCTTATGAATATCTGCAAAAACCTACTTCTCAGCTTTCGGTTGGAGAAAAACAACGCATTGCCTTAATCAGAGTTCTGCAATTGCAGCCGGATATTTTATTACTTGATGAAATTACTTCCGCTCTGGATCAAAAGACCTCCGGGATTATTTCCGAATGTATTTTTAACAATTTTGCGGGAACAGTAATAGCCATTTCCCACGATCCGCTTTGGCAAAACCTTTGGCAAAGAAATTGGGTTCTGGAATATGGAACAATCATAGACAGGAGGATATAA
- the tmk gene encoding dTMP kinase: MENLTPKDSLSSKGLFITFEGIEGSGKTTQIIMLVEVLKAKGIPYVTTREPGGTKISEAIRDLLLNPKFMEMKPETELLLYCASRAQHTAELILPALEEGKIVISDRYFDSTYAYQGAARELDEEVINVLTRFSTYGRNPDLTFLLDLPVEVGLARIKNRNLDRLEQETLSFHEKVRRQFLSIANKYPSRYIVLDGESQAEIIHRQILSTLQPFIGE; the protein is encoded by the coding sequence TTGGAAAATCTCACACCCAAGGACTCACTTTCAAGCAAGGGTCTTTTTATTACCTTTGAAGGAATTGAAGGCAGCGGAAAAACAACGCAAATCATAATGCTGGTGGAAGTGTTAAAAGCTAAGGGCATTCCTTATGTAACTACCCGCGAACCTGGTGGCACAAAAATATCTGAAGCCATCCGTGATTTACTGCTAAACCCTAAGTTTATGGAAATGAAACCAGAAACAGAATTGCTGCTTTACTGTGCAAGCAGAGCTCAACATACTGCAGAATTGATTCTTCCTGCGCTGGAAGAAGGAAAAATAGTGATCAGTGATCGTTATTTTGATTCCACCTATGCCTATCAGGGAGCTGCCAGAGAGCTTGATGAAGAAGTAATAAATGTTTTAACCAGGTTTTCCACTTATGGCAGAAATCCTGATCTGACTTTCCTTTTAGACCTTCCGGTTGAAGTTGGACTTGCCAGAATTAAAAACCGCAATTTAGACCGCTTAGAACAGGAAACCCTCAGTTTTCACGAAAAAGTGCGGCGTCAATTTTTATCTATTGCCAATAAATACCCTTCCAGATATATTGTTCTTGATGGAGAAAGTCAAGCGGAAATTATTCACCGTCAGATTCTCTCCACCCTGCAACCCTTTATAGGAGAATAA
- a CDS encoding DNA-methyltransferase has protein sequence MVNYKEIKVEFDYPINNYTMSILNALEKKYGESNIHFDYNDNQVLVYLNNIDFEMFKADIEELSLNNNNNDLNKISNAISNIKSYGIKGKKRLYVGYGDERKTVNRKEKEKKREIFYYTRGNNFSEINNLLPDKYMDRIVCGDSKIILSQLPNNCIDLIFTSPPYNFGLDYEENEDDQHWEKYFETLFAIFDECIRVLKYGGRFIINVQPLFSDYIPTHHIISNYLMQKKLIWKGEILWEKNNYNCKYTAWGSWKSPSNPYLKYTWEFIEIFCKGTLKKIGDDKKIDISGDEFKKWVYAKWSIAPERRMKEFNHPAMFPEELATKVIKLFSYQEDIVLDPFNGVGTTTLVAKLNKRHYLGIDISSEYCSKAEERLSSFLF, from the coding sequence ATGGTTAATTATAAGGAAATCAAGGTTGAATTTGATTACCCTATAAATAATTATACTATGAGCATCTTGAATGCCTTAGAAAAGAAATATGGTGAAAGTAATATTCATTTTGATTATAATGATAACCAAGTTTTAGTTTATCTTAATAATATTGATTTTGAAATGTTCAAAGCAGATATAGAAGAATTATCACTTAATAATAATAACAATGATTTAAATAAAATATCAAATGCGATAAGTAACATCAAGAGTTATGGTATAAAGGGAAAAAAACGTCTTTATGTAGGATATGGAGATGAAAGAAAAACTGTTAATAGAAAAGAAAAGGAAAAAAAACGAGAAATCTTCTATTATACTCGGGGAAACAACTTTTCTGAGATAAATAACTTATTGCCTGATAAATATATGGATCGGATCGTATGTGGCGATAGTAAAATAATACTATCTCAATTACCCAATAATTGTATTGATTTAATTTTTACTTCTCCCCCTTATAATTTTGGGTTGGATTATGAAGAAAATGAGGATGATCAGCATTGGGAAAAATACTTTGAAACCCTCTTTGCTATTTTTGATGAATGCATACGAGTTCTTAAGTATGGTGGAAGATTCATTATAAATGTTCAACCCTTATTCTCAGATTATATTCCTACTCATCACATAATAAGTAACTATTTAATGCAAAAAAAGCTAATCTGGAAGGGAGAAATATTATGGGAGAAAAATAATTATAATTGTAAATATACAGCTTGGGGATCATGGAAAAGCCCAAGTAATCCCTATCTGAAATATACTTGGGAATTTATAGAAATATTTTGTAAAGGCACTCTTAAAAAAATCGGAGACGATAAAAAGATTGACATTAGCGGAGATGAGTTTAAAAAATGGGTCTATGCAAAATGGTCTATCGCTCCTGAAAGAAGAATGAAAGAATTTAATCATCCTGCTATGTTTCCCGAAGAACTTGCCACCAAAGTTATTAAACTTTTTAGCTATCAAGAAGATATTGTGTTGGACCCGTTTAACGGAGTAGGAACTACAACCTTAGTGGCAAAATTGAATAAAAGGCATTATTTGGGGATTGATATTTCCAGTGAATATTGTTCTAAAGCTGAAGAAAGATTATCATCCTTTTTATTTTAA
- a CDS encoding S41 family peptidase: MNRPKQKLALISIISIWVLSALLLIVGTNAYAQNRPQSTNLYSQVQLFSEVLYKLKQYYVTDLNDEELIKAAIDGMLSSTDPHTTYFTPEEFKEFTTTTKGSFGGLGIQIDKIGNYITVVSPIEGTPAYRMGITAGDRIIRVDDVSIVGFSTDEAVKRMRGDVGTKVKITISRPGLPEPIDFELTRETIKIKSIPYSFKLDNGVGYIRITQFSENTLTELRAALDNLEKQNVKGLIIDLRWNPGGLLDQAVDTVNEFIGKNRLVVETKGRTENKQLYTRFDVKERNYPIIVLVNEASASASEIFAGSLQDWDKGLVMGKNTFGKGSVQQLIPLSNGNGIKITTAYYYIKSGRCIHKMSNDNILKGKEVSEEDLKKESESNLQQVYYTANNRKVYGGGGIQPDITVESDFLTLFGVELRRKNVFFNFAVDYLVQHNHQFDINTEIDNKIMNEFLTYVSKNDIKYTQADVDSANSFIRTSIKSELVRKVHGDEEAYKITISQDKQLMEAISLFDRFRTLEQMFTYAASLNEKKEK, encoded by the coding sequence ATGAATAGACCTAAGCAGAAACTTGCTCTGATCTCAATAATCAGTATCTGGGTACTAAGCGCTTTATTACTTATTGTTGGGACGAATGCTTATGCCCAAAACCGTCCCCAAAGTACTAATCTATATTCCCAAGTGCAGCTTTTCAGTGAAGTTCTTTATAAGCTAAAACAATACTATGTAACCGATTTAAATGATGAAGAACTTATTAAAGCTGCCATAGACGGTATGCTTAGTTCCACTGATCCTCATACTACCTATTTTACTCCTGAAGAATTTAAGGAATTTACTACAACTACTAAAGGTTCCTTTGGCGGTTTAGGAATTCAAATAGATAAAATCGGGAACTATATAACCGTTGTCTCTCCAATTGAAGGAACTCCTGCTTATAGAATGGGAATTACTGCCGGCGATAGAATTATTAGGGTAGATGATGTATCCATAGTTGGTTTTTCTACCGATGAAGCTGTAAAAAGAATGCGAGGAGATGTAGGCACCAAAGTTAAAATTACCATCAGTCGTCCCGGTTTACCTGAACCTATTGATTTTGAATTAACCCGTGAGACCATTAAAATAAAGAGCATTCCTTACAGTTTCAAACTTGATAATGGTGTTGGCTACATTCGCATCACTCAATTTAGTGAAAATACTTTAACCGAGCTAAGAGCTGCTCTTGATAACCTGGAAAAACAAAATGTTAAGGGTTTGATTATTGACCTGCGTTGGAATCCGGGAGGACTTTTAGACCAGGCAGTGGATACAGTTAATGAATTTATCGGGAAAAACCGTTTAGTAGTGGAAACCAAAGGTAGAACGGAAAATAAGCAACTCTATACCAGATTTGATGTTAAAGAAAGAAATTATCCTATTATCGTGCTTGTGAATGAAGCATCGGCATCCGCATCAGAAATTTTTGCTGGCAGTTTACAGGATTGGGATAAGGGCTTAGTTATGGGTAAAAATACCTTCGGCAAAGGTAGTGTGCAGCAGCTTATTCCTCTTTCCAACGGCAATGGAATTAAAATTACTACTGCCTATTATTACATCAAAAGCGGACGCTGCATTCATAAAATGAGCAATGATAACATCCTGAAAGGCAAAGAAGTAAGCGAAGAAGACCTGAAAAAAGAAAGTGAATCCAACCTCCAACAGGTCTATTATACTGCCAATAACCGTAAGGTCTATGGAGGAGGAGGAATTCAACCTGATATTACTGTAGAAAGCGATTTTCTCACCCTTTTCGGAGTTGAATTACGCCGCAAAAATGTTTTCTTCAATTTCGCCGTGGACTATTTAGTCCAACATAACCACCAGTTTGATATCAATACCGAAATTGATAACAAAATTATGAACGAATTCTTGACTTATGTTTCAAAAAATGATATTAAATACACTCAAGCAGATGTAGATAGTGCCAATAGTTTTATCCGCACTTCTATTAAAAGTGAACTCGTCCGCAAAGTGCATGGTGACGAAGAAGCATATAAAATAACTATTTCTCAGGATAAACAGTTGATGGAAGCAATTTCTCTGTTTGATCGTTTCAGAACCTTAGAACAAATGTTTACATACGCCGCTTCCCTAAACGAGAAAAAAGAAAAATAG
- a CDS encoding SagB/ThcOx family dehydrogenase, which produces MDMKTFGYLYYKTRGYSPEDIIKQAGISEVDFEFLEKNLQDVLKEIEMLRPVAENIGQDFTRLTRYIYERESDQTLGVPRPDAIKVRSGEIVPLPATGTLKMPEMPLAKAIEQRRSVRKYSAIPLQQEELSFLLWASSWARDFRSSEQMEITFRNVPSAGSRHPLETFLDIRRVEGIKPGLYYYHPVKHCLVLYDDSPEIAAKIHEGCMFQEMIPKAAVNFILTAVPYRTVWRYGQRGYRYLYLDAGHIGQNIHLAAEAIDAGACMIGAFLDEAMNEALGLDGIEEFVIYIASVGKKP; this is translated from the coding sequence ATGGATATGAAAACCTTTGGTTATTTGTATTACAAAACCCGGGGCTATTCCCCGGAAGATATTATTAAACAAGCAGGAATCAGTGAAGTGGATTTTGAATTTTTGGAGAAAAATCTGCAGGATGTACTCAAAGAAATTGAAATGTTAAGACCGGTTGCCGAAAATATAGGACAGGATTTTACCCGCCTAACCCGTTACATTTATGAACGTGAAAGTGACCAAACATTAGGGGTTCCCCGTCCGGATGCCATAAAAGTTCGCAGCGGAGAAATTGTCCCTTTGCCGGCAACAGGAACCTTAAAAATGCCGGAAATGCCTTTAGCCAAAGCCATTGAACAGCGTAGAAGTGTGCGTAAATATAGCGCTATTCCTCTGCAACAGGAAGAACTCTCTTTTTTGCTGTGGGCTTCTTCCTGGGCAAGAGATTTTCGTTCTTCAGAACAAATGGAAATCACTTTTCGCAATGTTCCTTCTGCCGGCTCGCGACATCCTTTGGAGACATTTTTAGACATCCGCAGAGTGGAAGGTATCAAACCCGGTTTATATTACTATCATCCTGTAAAACATTGTCTGGTTTTATACGATGATTCCCCTGAAATTGCCGCTAAAATTCACGAGGGATGTATGTTTCAGGAAATGATTCCCAAGGCGGCAGTGAACTTCATTTTAACGGCTGTTCCCTATAGAACCGTCTGGAGATATGGACAACGAGGATATCGTTATCTCTATCTGGACGCAGGACATATCGGACAAAATATCCATCTTGCAGCAGAAGCTATTGATGCCGGTGCCTGTATGATTGGCGCTTTTTTGGATGAAGCAATGAATGAGGCACTTGGTTTGGACGGCATTGAAGAATTTGTTATCTATATTGCCAGCGTAGGGAAAAAACCGTAA
- a CDS encoding DNA translocase FtsK, protein MANKPQRKVNNRKTNKKGNPLTKRILSGIICLLSCLIILSLTVGYISIKDDLDNLKASGNIISWFKEGNSTTNNPVGIFGIVCGYIFIYLFGYWFSLIGFIIIAIVALHYFLTPESLKHRQKGYLLLIIMFFLQALIVSKQENYIHTVVPLFVYRILAAVFSGIGAKIILIGAMILTAIMLIEYERLKSWILVARENLQRKKEQRTKTVQPTITANNLNPVPKAAEETIPVIQNHNQPNPPPEPFFEDIIKIPKEYKPKPVTTEEDADREYQLPSIDDFLESPIKLSERERKEIENQIITTSQVLKSKLAEFGIEAEVKNVNIGPIITQYELEPAKGIKVSRFTSLADDLALAIKAKSIRVQAPIPGRGLIGIEIPNLARDMIYLKDLLLSEQMRQTTSKLAFGLGKDIAGKPIVADLAKMPHLLIAGATGSGKSVCINTIIMSLIMRTKPDELRLILIDPKRVELAGYNELPHLIGQVVTDADTALETFIWAVREMERRYEVLQEAKVRDIIGYNEKCREDEDLEPLPYIVIIVDEFADLIMTSGKDIEMPITRLAQMSRAVGMHLILATQRPSIKVITGIIKANFPARIAFQVSSRVDSRVILDMIGAERLLGNGDMLFLPPGKALPERIHGAFVSDAEIARVCNFLATQPKPKQDFSLVIEKNEGVGFFDYDDELFPEAAKVVVSTGTASVSMLQRHFKIGYARAGRLIDLLERARIIGPHLGSKSRDVLATREDLIRIGVIDEDR, encoded by the coding sequence GTGGCAAATAAACCCCAACGAAAAGTAAATAACCGAAAGACAAATAAAAAAGGAAATCCGTTAACTAAAAGGATTCTTAGCGGTATTATCTGTTTGCTGTCCTGTTTAATTATTTTATCTCTTACAGTGGGTTATATTTCCATTAAAGATGATCTGGATAACCTAAAAGCAAGCGGTAATATAATTTCCTGGTTTAAGGAAGGCAATTCCACAACTAATAATCCGGTAGGTATTTTTGGCATTGTTTGCGGTTATATTTTTATTTATCTTTTCGGTTACTGGTTTTCTTTAATCGGTTTTATTATTATAGCTATTGTAGCGTTGCATTATTTTTTAACTCCGGAATCGTTAAAACATAGGCAGAAAGGTTATCTGTTATTGATAATTATGTTTTTCCTGCAGGCATTGATTGTATCCAAGCAAGAAAACTATATACACACTGTTGTGCCTTTATTTGTTTACCGAATTTTAGCTGCTGTTTTTTCCGGCATCGGAGCCAAAATTATCCTGATTGGAGCTATGATTTTAACGGCAATTATGCTGATTGAATATGAACGATTAAAAAGCTGGATTTTAGTTGCCAGGGAAAACCTGCAACGCAAAAAGGAACAAAGAACGAAAACTGTCCAGCCAACTATTACTGCCAATAATCTTAATCCCGTTCCAAAAGCAGCAGAGGAAACGATTCCCGTTATTCAAAATCACAATCAGCCGAATCCTCCTCCGGAACCTTTTTTTGAAGATATTATAAAAATCCCTAAAGAGTATAAACCCAAGCCGGTTACTACGGAAGAAGATGCAGACCGGGAATATCAGTTACCTTCCATAGATGACTTTTTGGAAAGCCCGATTAAACTTTCCGAACGCGAACGCAAAGAAATTGAAAATCAAATTATCACTACCAGTCAAGTGTTAAAGAGCAAACTGGCAGAATTTGGTATTGAAGCGGAAGTTAAGAATGTAAATATCGGTCCTATAATTACCCAATATGAACTGGAACCCGCTAAAGGCATCAAAGTTAGCCGTTTTACTTCTTTGGCAGACGATTTGGCTTTGGCTATTAAGGCAAAATCAATCAGAGTGCAGGCACCTATTCCGGGACGAGGTTTAATAGGAATTGAAATTCCCAATCTGGCAAGAGATATGATTTATTTAAAAGACCTCTTGCTTTCGGAACAGATGCGGCAAACAACATCAAAATTAGCTTTCGGTTTAGGTAAAGATATTGCCGGAAAACCGATTGTAGCCGATTTGGCAAAAATGCCCCATCTTTTAATTGCAGGAGCTACGGGAAGCGGGAAAAGCGTTTGTATCAATACCATAATAATGAGTTTGATTATGCGCACCAAACCTGATGAACTGCGCCTTATTTTAATTGATCCCAAGCGGGTTGAACTGGCAGGTTACAATGAACTTCCTCATTTAATCGGGCAGGTTGTAACCGATGCGGACACTGCTTTGGAGACCTTTATTTGGGCAGTGCGCGAAATGGAAAGGCGTTATGAAGTTTTGCAGGAAGCTAAAGTGCGTGATATAATTGGCTACAATGAAAAATGCCGGGAAGATGAAGACCTGGAACCCCTGCCTTATATAGTTATCATAGTGGATGAATTTGCCGATTTAATTATGACCAGCGGCAAGGATATTGAAATGCCTATAACGCGTTTAGCCCAAATGTCAAGAGCTGTGGGAATGCATTTAATTTTAGCAACTCAGCGACCATCCATTAAAGTTATAACAGGAATTATCAAAGCCAATTTTCCTGCCCGGATTGCTTTTCAGGTATCTTCCCGAGTAGATTCTCGTGTTATTTTAGATATGATTGGAGCTGAACGACTTTTAGGAAATGGTGATATGCTGTTTTTACCCCCGGGAAAAGCATTACCGGAACGCATTCATGGTGCTTTTGTTTCCGATGCGGAAATTGCCAGGGTGTGTAACTTTTTGGCTACACAGCCCAAACCCAAACAGGATTTTTCGCTTGTTATTGAAAAGAATGAAGGTGTCGGCTTTTTTGATTACGATGATGAATTATTTCCCGAAGCGGCAAAAGTGGTTGTTTCCACTGGAACTGCTTCCGTTTCTATGTTGCAAAGGCATTTTAAAATTGGCTATGCCAGAGCGGGACGCTTAATTGACCTTTTAGAAAGAGCCAGAATTATAGGTCCTCATTTGGGCAGTAAGTCCCGCGATGTTTTAGCTACCCGAGAGGACTTAATCCGCATAGGAGTGATAGATGAAGACCGCTAA
- a CDS encoding LolA family protein: MKTAKIITLILLLCCNFLFGISSEALYQKIAKTYGSLSSFQAVIKQDNYFAQLDKSITYHGNIYFTKGRMVIRYNKPYFQRLSVSGGIVELYDSQSNTVFRSKMRPEFGKMNPVEILQLYWKKSTVNIQQGKGNLVNVFLKPFDDPVIVSISAVVNSESGIVQSLTWTNRNNDKVTYNFSSIKTNAKIPASVWQYTYPKDVQVVEQ; the protein is encoded by the coding sequence ATGAAGACCGCTAAAATAATTACCCTTATCCTTTTACTGTGCTGTAATTTTCTTTTTGGCATCAGCAGTGAAGCATTATATCAAAAAATTGCCAAGACCTACGGAAGTTTAAGCAGTTTTCAGGCAGTTATAAAACAGGATAACTATTTTGCTCAGCTTGATAAAAGCATCACCTACCACGGAAATATCTATTTTACTAAAGGAAGAATGGTTATTCGCTATAATAAACCTTATTTTCAACGGCTAAGTGTTTCTGGTGGAATTGTTGAACTTTATGATTCTCAAAGCAATACCGTATTCCGCAGCAAGATGCGTCCTGAATTTGGAAAAATGAATCCGGTGGAAATTCTACAACTATATTGGAAAAAGTCCACTGTCAACATTCAGCAGGGTAAAGGAAACCTGGTGAATGTTTTCTTAAAACCTTTTGACGACCCGGTTATCGTATCTATAAGCGCTGTAGTAAATTCGGAAAGCGGAATAGTGCAATCTTTAACCTGGACTAATCGTAATAACGATAAAGTTACCTATAATTTTTCCAGTATCAAAACCAATGCCAAAATTCCTGCTTCCGTTTGGCAATATACCTATCCCAAAGATGTGCAGGTAGTTGAACAATGA